The Verrucomicrobiia bacterium DNA window GGCGGCGACGGCGGCACTGATCATCCGGCCGGCGTGGTGGCAGACGTGGTGGTTCCGCGCCGCCGGGGGCGGGGCGCTGGCCGGCATGGTGGCCCTGGGCTACGGCGCCCGGGTGGCACGGCTGGAACGGGCACGCCGGATGCAGAGGGAGTTCTCGCGGCGGTTGATGGAGTCGCAGGAACAGGAGCGCCGCCGGCTGGCATCGGAACTGCACGACAGCCTCGGACAGAACCTGCTGGTCATCAAGAATCGGGCCCTGCTCGGCCTTCGCCATGAAACGCAGGCTGCCCGGATGTCGCAGGAACTGGCCCAGGTCTCCGAACTGGCCTCGCAATCCCTGCGCGAGGTGCGGGCCATGGCCCATGAACTGCGCCCGTTCCAACTCGATGAACTCGGACTGACCCAGGCCATCACCCACATTGCCCGGCGTCTCGGGGACGCATCGGACATCGAGGTCGGGACCGATCTCGAGGACCTCGACGGCGCGCTGCCGAAGTCCGCGGAGATCCACTTCTTCCGATCCGTGCAGGAATGCCTGACCAACATCGCCAAGCACTCGGGAGCGCGAACCGCCAGCGTTCGGGTCCGGCGTGAAGGGAACCACCTGGCCGCTCTGATCCGGGATGACGGCTGCGGGTTTGATCTGCGGGGGGCCGGCGCCGGTTTCGGCCTGCGCAGCCTGCGCGAGCGGGTGGGCACGCTGGGAGGCCGGATCGAGTTCGAGTCCCGTCCCGGAGCCGGCGTCCGGGTGGAGATTGTGGTGCCCCTGGCGGAAGCCATCCCCCCCGAATCATGACCTCGCCCCACGAACTCATCCTGGCGGACGATCACCCGGTCTTTCGGCGCGGCCTGGCGGATGTGTTGCGCGAGGAGCCTTCGGTCCGGGTGGTCGGGGAAGCCGGGGACGGCGAGGAGGCGCTGGCCTTGATCCGGGCCCGGCGACCGGCGGTGGCCATTCTGGATGTCCACATGCCCAAACGGACCGGCCTCGAGGTGGCGCGGGCCTTGAAGGAGGAGGGCCATCCGACACGGGTGGTGTTGCTCACGATGCATGAGGATCCCGAGTTCCTCGAAGCGGCGATGGACCTCGGGGTCTGCGGCTACGTGCTCAAGGAGAACGCCGTGACCGATGTCCTCGCGGCGCTCAAGACCGTGCTGGAGGACCGGATCTACATCAGTCCCACGATGTCCGGCCTGGTGGCGCGCCGCGCCGGGGAACGGGCGTCCCTGAAGCGGGAGAAGCCCGGGCTCGACCGGTTGACCCCGGCGGAACGGCGGATTCTGCGGCTCATCGCCGACGACAAGACCACCAAGGAGATCGCCGGGGTGCTCGGCATCAGCGTGCGGACCGTGGACACGCACCGGCAGAACATGAGCCACAAACTGCACCTCGAGGGAGCGCACAGCCTGCTGAAGTTTGCCTTCGCGAACCGGTCGAGGCTGTGAGGGTGGGGCAGGGATGGGCCGGGACGGGCTGGTCACGAAGGTCGTCGCCACGCCTGCGGCAACACCTGGGACCGGACAGAAATCACATCATTCAAGTCTGGAATATCCACATATTTACGTTAATTTGTGGATCGTGATCCCGAGATTACTAAAGAAAAAGCTGCTTGCGGCACTCGATGGGAGCGAGTCGCGCAAGGTCGTGTGCCTGTTCGGTCCCCGGCAGGTGGGAAAGACCACGCTGCTGCGGACCCTCTTCGCAGAACTCCCGGGCAACCGGGAATTCCTGAATGGCGACTATGCGGACGACCGGGCGCTGCTGGTGCCGGAAAGGGCGGCCTTGCAACGGCTGGCGGGGCACCTGGATCTGCTCTTCATCGACGAGGCGCAAAACGTGCCCGAGATCGGCCGGGTTCTGAAGCTGCTGCACGATGAGTTCCCCCGTCTGCGGGTGGTGGCGAGCGGATCGGCATCGTTCGATCTGCGCCGGAAGACGGGGGAACCTCTGACCGGACGGCAGGTGGTCTTCCATCTGTTCCCTTTCGCGCTGGCCGAGTTGAAGCCGGGCGCCACAACGGTCCGGCAGTGGATCGAGCACGGGATGATCTACGGCTGTTATCCCGAGGTGGTACTGACCGTGTCGCCGGAGAAGAAGCGGGCTGCGCTCCGACAGCTCGCTGCGGACCATCTCCTGAAGGACCTCTTTGCCCAGGTGAACGTGAACCGCGACCGGCTGCACGATCTGTTGCGCCTCATCGCGCTTCAGGTTGGCTCCGAGGTGTCCCTCCATGAGCTGGCGGGCGCCGTGCGGCTCGATGTGAAGACCGTGGACCGCTATCTGGGATTGCTTGAGGACGCTTTCGTGATCTTCCGGCTTGGCGGGTTCAGTCGCAACCTCCGCAAGGAGGTTGGGAAATCACGGAAGATCTACTTCACGGACCCGGGCATCCGTAATGCCCTGCTGGACGCCTTTCACCCGCCCACGTTACGCGATGACCTGGGCCGGTTGTGGGAGAACTACCTCCTGATCGAACGGCGCAAGCGACTGGCCCACGAGGGGATCTCCGTCACGCATTGGTTCTGGCGCACCTACGACCAGCAGGAGATCGATCTCATCGAGGAGACGACTGACGGCGCGCGGCTTGCCGCCTTCGAGTTCAAGTGGAATCCAGCTGCGGGCCGGACCCGCCTGCCGAAGGCGTTTCTCGACACCTATCCTCATGCGGAGGCGATGGTGGTGACGCCGGAGAACGTGCAGGATTTCCTGCTTTGAACAGGTGCCGATCGGGGAATGGCGAATCGGGGATGGCGAAGGTTGCTCTGGCTACTGGAGACGCATCATCCATTTCAGTGAAAGATGAAATCCGGGCCTTGGCGGGCCGTTACGCGGCCGGGTCGAAAAATGCAGCACGGACAACCGTGTCGCCGAAATGGAGCAGGGACGGCATCACCAGGTTTCCGGGTGCGGCTCATGATCGTTGTTCCAGATCCGGCGCGCCGCATCGGAGGCCTCGGTCCACCGCCGGAACTTCCTGTATTCGACATGTCCATCAACAAACACGGCATTGGCGCCGGCGTTGTGGGGCTGGCCAAGGGCGGCCTTGTTATCCGGGTAAGGGTTCACGTAGTCGAACAGGTTTCCCACGGCATCGGCGATCGCCAGCATTCCGCTTGGCGCCTTGACGGCGGAGTCCGCCACCGATTGCAGCCTCCCATCCACCGTCACCGCAGGCCCGAGCC harbors:
- a CDS encoding ATP-binding protein produces the protein MGRDGLVTKVVATPAATPGTGQKSHHSSLEYPHIYVNLWIVIPRLLKKKLLAALDGSESRKVVCLFGPRQVGKTTLLRTLFAELPGNREFLNGDYADDRALLVPERAALQRLAGHLDLLFIDEAQNVPEIGRVLKLLHDEFPRLRVVASGSASFDLRRKTGEPLTGRQVVFHLFPFALAELKPGATTVRQWIEHGMIYGCYPEVVLTVSPEKKRAALRQLAADHLLKDLFAQVNVNRDRLHDLLRLIALQVGSEVSLHELAGAVRLDVKTVDRYLGLLEDAFVIFRLGGFSRNLRKEVGKSRKIYFTDPGIRNALLDAFHPPTLRDDLGRLWENYLLIERRKRLAHEGISVTHWFWRTYDQQEIDLIEETTDGARLAAFEFKWNPAAGRTRLPKAFLDTYPHAEAMVVTPENVQDFLL
- a CDS encoding response regulator transcription factor, with the translated sequence MTSPHELILADDHPVFRRGLADVLREEPSVRVVGEAGDGEEALALIRARRPAVAILDVHMPKRTGLEVARALKEEGHPTRVVLLTMHEDPEFLEAAMDLGVCGYVLKENAVTDVLAALKTVLEDRIYISPTMSGLVARRAGERASLKREKPGLDRLTPAERRILRLIADDKTTKEIAGVLGISVRTVDTHRQNMSHKLHLEGAHSLLKFAFANRSRL